In one window of Tellurirhabdus rosea DNA:
- a CDS encoding outer membrane beta-barrel protein, producing the protein MKKVRFFSFLSLLTAFSLRAFAQLPEPGSILVGASIGTINFSADKNSNVRTVTISGTPQVGFLLTRGLLIGLGVPVFHTEANTKGFTAVTAEFRTTQIGIAPFARYYVTPTRLRPYLTASAGQNWFRYKSTGTLPGLNEELNSDYFAYNAGVGLAYFFNRNVSFDVTGVYNGGDNPTFAVPGATLGSFTTPEAKTISVQFGLQIFL; encoded by the coding sequence ATGAAAAAAGTACGCTTCTTTTCGTTTCTTTCCCTATTAACGGCCTTCAGTCTTAGGGCATTTGCCCAGTTGCCCGAGCCCGGCAGCATTCTGGTCGGGGCATCTATCGGGACGATTAATTTTTCGGCCGACAAAAACAGCAACGTCCGGACGGTCACGATTTCGGGAACGCCGCAGGTTGGTTTTCTGCTGACGCGCGGGCTGCTGATCGGTCTGGGGGTGCCGGTGTTCCATACCGAGGCCAATACCAAAGGCTTCACCGCCGTCACGGCGGAATTCCGGACGACGCAGATCGGCATTGCCCCGTTTGCGCGCTACTACGTGACACCGACCCGGCTGCGGCCTTACCTGACGGCCTCAGCGGGCCAGAACTGGTTCCGGTACAAATCCACCGGGACGCTGCCCGGCCTGAACGAGGAACTAAACTCTGATTATTTCGCCTACAATGCCGGCGTTGGTCTGGCCTATTTCTTCAACCGCAACGTCAGCTTTGACGTCACGGGCGTGTACAACGGAGGCGACAACCCCACGTTCGCCGTTCCCGGCGCCACCCTCGGCAGCTTCACCACACCCGAAGCGAAGACCATCTCGGTGCAGTTCGGACTTCAAATCTTTTTGTAA